The following proteins come from a genomic window of Cervus canadensis isolate Bull #8, Minnesota chromosome 3, ASM1932006v1, whole genome shotgun sequence:
- the LRRN3 gene encoding leucine-rich repeat neuronal protein 3 has protein sequence MKDLPLQIHVLLGLVITTLVQAVDKKADCPQLCTCEIRPWFTPRSIYMEASTVDCNDLGLSNFPARLPADTQILLLQTNNIAKIEYSIDFPVNLTGLDLSQNNLSSVTNINVKKMPQLLSVYLEENKLTELPEKCLSGLSNLQELYINHNLLSTISPGAFIGLHNLLRLHLNSNRLQMINSKWFEALPNLEILMIGENPIIRIKDMNFKPLINLRSLVIAGINLTEIPDNALVGLENLESISFYDNRLIKVPNVALQKAVNLKFLDLNKNPINRIRRGDFSNMLHLKELGINNMPELISIDSLAVDNLPDLRKIEATNNPRLSYIHPNAFFRLPKLESLMLNSNALSALYQGTVESLPNLKEVSIHSNPIRCDCVIRWINMNKTNIRFMEPESLFCVDPPEFQGQNVRQVHFREMMEICLPLIAPESFPSNLDLEAGSYVSLHCRATAEPQPEIYWITPSGKKLLPNTLTDKFYVHSEGTLDISGITPAEAGIYTCIATNLVGADLKSVMIKVDGSLPQDNNGSLNIKIKDVQANSVLVSWKASSKILKSSIKWTAFVKAENSHAAQSARIPSDVKVYNLTHLNPATEYKICIDIPTIYQKSRKQCVNVTTKGLDPDQKEYEKNNTTTFMACLGGSLGIIGVICLFSFLSQEVNCDGGHNYVRNYSQKPTFEFNELYPPLINLWETGKEKGTALEVKATVIGVPTNMS, from the coding sequence ATGAAGGACCTGCCACTCCAAATTCATGTGCTGCTTGGCCTAGTTATCACTACCCTAGTGCAAGCTGTAGATAAAAAAGCAGATTGCCCACAGTTATGTACATGTGAAATCCGGCCCTGGTTTACACCTCGATCCATTTATATGGAGGCATCTACAGTGGATTGTAATGATTTAGGTCTTTCAAATTTCCCAGCCAGACTGCCTGCTGACACACAGATTCTGCTACTACAGACTAACAATATTGCAAAAATTGAATACTCCATAGACTTTCCAGTAAACCTTACTGGCCTGGACTTATCTCAAAACAACTTATCTTCAGTCACCAACATTAATGTAAAAAAGATGCCTCAGCTTCTTTCTGTATacctagaagaaaacaaacttactgaGCTGCCTGAAAAATGTCTGTCTGGATTAAGCAACTTACAAGAACTCTATATTAATCACAACTTGCTTTCTACAATTTCACCAGGAGCCTTTATTGGCCTACATAATCTTCTTCGACTTCATCTCAATTCAAACAGATTGCAGATGATCAACAGTAAGTGGTTTGAGGCTCTTCCCAATCTGGAGATTCTGATGATTGGGGAAAATCCAATCATCAGAATCAAAGATATGAACTTTAAGCCTCTTATCAATCTTCGAAGCCTGGTTATAGCTGGTATAAACCTCACAGAAATACCAGATAACGCCTTGGTTGGACTTGAAAACTTagaaagcatttctttttatgacaaCAGGCTTATTAAAGTGCCCAATGTTGCTCTTCAAAAAGCAGTTAACCTCAAATTTTTGGATCTAAATAAAAATCCCATTAACAGAATACGGAGGGGAGATTTTAGCAATATGCTACACTTAAAAGAGTTGGGAATAAACAATATGCCTGAGCTGATTTCCATCGACAGTCTTGCTGTGGATAACTTGCcagatttaagaaaaatagaagCTACTAACAACCCCAGGTTGTCTTACATTCACCCAAATGCATTCTTCCGGCTGCCCAAGCTGGAATCACTTATGCTCAACAGCAACGCCCTTAGCGCCCTGTACCAGGGTACAGTTGAGTCTCTGCCAAACCTCAAGGAAGTCAGCATACACAGCAATCCGATCAGATGTGACTGTGTCATCCGCTGGATTAATATGAACAAAACCAACATTCGATTTATGGAGCCAGAGTCACTGTTCTGTGTGGACCCGCCCGAATTCCAAGGCCAGAATGTGCGGCAGGTGCATTTTAGGGAAATGATGGAAATCTGTCTCCCTCTTATAGCTCCTGAGAGTTTTCCTTCCAACCTGGATTTAGAAGCTGGGAGTTATGTTTCCTTACACTGTAGAGCTACCGCAGAGCCACAGCCTGAAATCTACTGGATAACACCTTCTGGTAAAAAACTCTTGCCGAATACTCTAACAGACAAGTTCTATGTCCATTCTGAAGGCACCCTTGACATAAGTGGCATCACCCCAGCAGAAGCGGGTATATATACCTGCATAGCAACTAACCTGGTGGGTGCTGACTTGAAGTCTGTTATGATCAAAGTGGATGGCTCTCTTCCCCAGGATAACAATGGGTccttgaatattaaaataaaagatgttcAGGCTAATTCAGTTCTGGTGTCTTGGAAAGCAAGTTCTAAAATTCTCAAATCCAGTATTAAGTGGACAGCCTTTGTCAAGGCTGAGAATTCCCATGCTGCCCAAAGTGCGCGAATACCATCTGATGTCAAGGTGTATAATCTTACTCATCTGAACCCAGCAACTGAGTATAAGATTTGTATTGATATCCCCACCATCtatcaaaaaagcagaaaacaatgtGTAAATGTCACCACAAAAGGTTTGGACCCTGATcaaaaagagtatgaaaagaaTAACACCACAACATTTATGGCTTGCCTTGGAGGCTCTCTGGGGATTATTGGTGTGATATGTCTTTTCAGCTTCCTCTCTCAAGAAGTCAACTGTGATGGTGGGCATAACTATGTAAGGAATTACTCACAGAAACCAACTTTTGAATTCAATGAGCTTTATCCTCCTCTGATCAACCTCTGGGAAACAGGCAAAGAAAAAGGTACAGCACTGGAAGTAAAAGCAACTGTTATAGGCGTGCCAACTAACATGTCCTAA